From the Dama dama isolate Ldn47 chromosome 24, ASM3311817v1, whole genome shotgun sequence genome, one window contains:
- the LHFPL4 gene encoding LHFPL tetraspan subfamily member 4 protein has protein sequence MLPSQEASKLYHEHYMRNSRAIGVLWAIFTICFAIINVVVFIQPYWVGDSVSTPKPGYFGLFHYCVGSGLAGRELTCRGSFTDFSTIPSGAFKAAAFFVLLSMVLILGCITCFALFFFCNTATVYKICAWMQLLAALCLVLGCMIFPDGWDAETIRDMCGAKTGKYSLGDCSVRWAYILAIIGILNALILSFLAFVLGNRQTDLLQEELKQENKDFVGSTVSSVLRPGGDVSGWGVLPCPVAHTQGP, from the exons ATGCTGCCCTCGCAGGAGGCCTCCAAGCTCTACCACGAGCACTACATGCGGAACTCGCGGGCCATCGGCGTGCTATGGGCCATCTTCACCATCTGCTTCGCCATCATCAACGTGGTGGTCTTCATCCAGCCCTACTGGGTGGGCGACAGCGTGAGCACCCCCAAACCTGGCTACTTCGGCCTCTTCCACTACTGTGTGGGCAGCGGGCTGGCGGGCCGAGAGCTCACCTGCCGCGGCTCGTTCACCGACTTCAGCACCATCCCGTCCGGCGCCTTCAAGGCGGCCGCCTTCTTCGTGCTGCTCTCCATGGTGCTGATCCTCGGCTGCATCACCTGCTTTGCGCTTTTCTTCTTCTGCAACACGGCCACGGTCTACAAGATCTGCGCCTGGATGCAGCTCTTGGCAG CTCTGTGCCTCGTGCTGGGCTGCATGATCTTCCCCGACGGCTGGGACGCTGAGACGATCCGGGACATGTGCGGGGCCAAGACTGGGAAGTACTCCCTGGGGGACTGTTCGGTGCGCTGGGCGTACATCCTGGCCATCATCGGCATCCTCAACGctctcatcctctccttccttGCCTTCGTGCTGGGTAACCGGCAAACCGACCTGCTGCAGGAGGAGCTCAAGCAGGAGAACAAAG aTTTTGTGGGCTCTACAGTAAGCTCTGTGTTGCGGCCAGGGGGTGACGTCTCCGGATGGGGCGTCCTCCCGTGTCCCGTTGCTCACACACAGGGACCCTGA